TCTAACTGTCTTATTTTAATGAGCTATTAGACAGAACTTTATATCAAAAACGAAAACTAAGCAACATGGTTTTATTACATAGAGTGTTTTAACAATGCATAACAAAAGTATTTTGAGAGTAATTTTACATTTAGTATTTgtttatggtaaataaattaaATGTGCTGTGAAATCATAATGCTGTTTAATATACACATcacattaacaaacaaacaacattGGTATGAttttctcttcttatatttaacatgtttataatgatcgcaggtatttttttttaattataattaataaGCAGAATAGTTCTATATATAttgatctattttattatgttcgCCGAACTTTTAATgtatattatttctattttttgtaacaAATGTACAATATTGGTATGATTTTTTCTTCTTGCAATATCTAGTGGTGTTAGTCCTCTCCATTTAATGTTACAATCTGCTTCATGTTTTAACAACAATTCAACAACCTTTACATGACCTATATAACAAGCCATAAATATGGGGGAAACTCCTGTTCTaatacacttattaatgtcagccttattgtttattaacatctgtattacttcagtatgtccattacaacaagcaatgtacagaggtgattCACCAGTATCTtgacacttattaatgtcagtattattgtttattaacatctgtactacttcagtatgtccttcctgacaagcCATGAACAGAGGTGATACTCCATCATtatctctacacttattaatgtctgtcTTATTGCTAattaacatctgtactacttcagtatgtccttcctgacaagcCATGAACAGAGGTGATACTCCATCATtatctctacacttattaatgtctgtcttattgtttattaacatctgtactacttcagtatgtccattATGACAAGCCATGAACAGAGGTGATACTCCATCATTatcacacttattaatgtctgccttattgTTAATTAGcatctgtactacttcagtatgtccattcTGACAAGCAATGGACAGAGGTGGTACTCCATCATTatcacacttattaatgtctgccttattgTTAATTAATAGcatctgtactacttcagtaCGTCCTTTCTGACAGGCAATGGACAGAGGTGATACTCCATCATtatctctacacttattaatgtcagccttattgtttattaacatctgtactacttcagtatgtccttcctgacaGGCAATGAACAGAGGTGATGATCCAGTATCTCTACAATGGTTTACATTACTGTTACAATGATATAAGCACCATGTAACCAGCTCAATATCTCCAATAAAACAACACTGTATTAATGGTGTGTCTTCATTTTGTGTGTTATATAGACTTGCCAATTGTTTCTGTTTTGATATTTCTATTCCATTCAAATGTACAAGGATTCTTTGTCTGAAGATTTGATCATTCATATTGATGTTACAGAAGACATCTTCTATCTTTCCTCTAAACCAGTCATCTATCATTCTATTTATATACATTTGCTGATATCTTTCTGATACAtctattaaaaattcatttcttttgtcttttttttcaaaaacaaacctTTCACGAATAAAATGACTTGAAGCATTATTAATTAAACAATAAATCATAACACTGCCAAAGTAAAAAGCAAGAAAGTCAAACAGCTTGTCATGAATAGTTCTGTATAAATCACCATCCTTTCTGATAAATGTATTAGTTAGTGAATCCAGCTCATCACGAAGTACCAATCGAGATGTTCC
The window above is part of the Mytilus edulis chromosome 6, xbMytEdul2.2, whole genome shotgun sequence genome. Proteins encoded here:
- the LOC139529045 gene encoding ankyrin repeat domain-containing protein 50-like — protein: MEDFFKNPFTVYKEEIDKLQTEGAHVKYCALALCVMFNNRFKEEWLTEDVDKDIKTIIKNTYEACKVVKGTSRLVLRDELDSLTNTFIRKDGDLYRTIHDKLFDFLAFYFGSVMIYCLINNASSHFIRERFVFEKKDKRNEFLIDVSERYQQMYINRMIDDWFRGKIEDVFCNINMNDQIFRQRILVHLNGIEISKQKQLASLYNTQNEDTPLIQCCFIGDIELVTWCLYHCNSNVNHCRDTGSSPLFIACQEGHTEVVQMLINNKADINKCRDNDGVSPLSIACQKGRTEVVQMLLINNKADINKCDNDGVPPLSIACQNGHTEVVQMLINNKADINKCDNDGVSPLFMACHNGHTEVVQMLINNKTDINKCRDNDGVSPLFMACQEGHTEVVQMLISNKTDINKCRDNDGVSPLFMACQEGHTEVVQMLINNNTDINKCQDTGESPLYIACCNGHTEVIQMLINNKADINKCIRTGVSPIFMACYIGHVKVVELLLKHEADCNIKWRGLTPLDIARRKNHTNIVHLLQKIEIIYIKSSANIIK